The Candidatus Bathyarchaeia archaeon DNA segment ATTTTCCACTTTTCTTCTCTAGTTTTTTGTTTGCGGCCATTGTTTTTCTCCAGAAAGTGTTGTTAAACGGTTCTTGCAGCTTGCCTTATAGCCTTTCTTACACAGTTAGTGCAGACTTGTCCACCGTAGAGCCGCCAAATTCTTCTTTTGCTTCTGTTAAGCTTACGTATTTCTACAGTTGCCATACGTGATATTCCACCTAAGGGTCGACTACATAAAGAGCATGATGCTACAGATGGAGCAGTTTTTATGTAGTGTATTCTACTTTTACCGCCTGGCACTGCCGCTTTTAATTTTCTTTTGCTTCTCGCACGTAAATGAGGTTGAGGCATGATGCTTCACTTCCTTATTCTATAGGTATAATACCTAAAACGCGCGATGAAATAGTTCCAAAAGCAAATGAACAGATAAAGTACCACCAAAATAGGTCTATCTTTCCAATGCCCGGAATAATTGCTACGGCGTTACCAGCGTATGCGGGTCCAAGCACAAACCACCAAACAAAGATGTAAGAGAAAGAAAGAACAAATAGA contains these protein-coding regions:
- the rpl34e gene encoding 50S ribosomal protein L34e (the function of this protein in the ribosome is unknown), with the translated sequence MPQPHLRARSKRKLKAAVPGGKSRIHYIKTAPSVASCSLCSRPLGGISRMATVEIRKLNRSKRRIWRLYGGQVCTNCVRKAIRQAARTV